A single Orcinus orca chromosome 2, mOrcOrc1.1, whole genome shotgun sequence DNA region contains:
- the TM2D3 gene encoding TM2 domain-containing protein 3 isoform X3 encodes MARAGVLLWDLRRLCRVLLFLSQFYILSGGGSFSVEPSQPLAQSDKDPGPTRTFTVVPRAAESTDIPPYMMKCPSNGLCSRLPADCIECKTNFSCVYGKPVTFDCTVKPSVTCVDQDFKSRKSFVLNMTCRFCWQLPETDYECSSSTSCMAVSCPRQRYTANCTVRDHVHCLGNRTFPKMLYCNWTGGYKWSTALALSITLGGFGADRFYLGQWREGLGKLFSFGGLGIWTLLDVLLIGVGYVGPADGSLYI; translated from the exons ATGGCGCGTGCAGGGGTTCTGCTGTGGGACCTACGCCGCCTGTGTCGAGTGCTGCTATTCCTTTCGCAGTTCTACATCCTCTCGGGCGGCG GATCCTTCAGTGTAGAGCCTTCGCAGCCGCTGGCTCAGTCCGACAAGGATCCGGGCCCCACACGTACGTTCACAGTAGTGCCCAGGGCAGCAG AAAGCACCGATATTCCACCTTATATGATGAAGTGTCCGAGCAATGGTTTGTGTAGCAGACTTCCCGCAGACTGTATAGAGTGCAAGACCAATTTCTCCTGTGTCTATGGGAAGCCTGTCACTTTTGACTGCACAGTCAAACCTTCTGTTACCTGTGTT GATCAAGACTTCAAATCCCGAAAGAGCTTTGTCCTCAACATGACTTGCAGGTTCTGCTGGCAGCTTCCGGAAACCGACTACGAGTGCTCCAGCTCCACCAGCTGCATGGCGGTGTCCTGCCCGCGGCAGCGCTACACGGCCAACTGCACCGTGCGGGACCACGTCCACTGCCTGG gcaACCGTACTTTTCCGAAAATGCTGTACTGCAACTGGACTGGCGGTTATAAGTGGTCTACTGCTCTGGCTCTGAG CATCACCCTTGGTGGGTTTGGAGCGGACCGCTTCTACCTGGGCCAGTGGCGAGAAGGCCTCGGCAAGCTCTTCAGCTTTGGGGGCCTGGGAATATGGACGCTGCTCGACGTCCTGCTCATTGGAGTCGGCTACGTGGGACCAGCAGATGGCTCTTTGTACATTTAG
- the TM2D3 gene encoding TM2 domain-containing protein 3 isoform X5 codes for MARAGVLLWDLRRLCRVLLFLSQFYILSGGESTDIPPYMMKCPSNGLCSRLPADCIECKTNFSCVYGKPVTFDCTVKPSVTCVDQDFKSRKSFVLNMTCRFCWQLPETDYECSSSTSCMAVSCPRQRYTANCTVRDHVHCLGNRTFPKMLYCNWTGGYKWSTALALSITLGGFGADRFYLGQWREGLGKLFSFGGLGIWTLLDVLLIGVGYVGPADGSLYI; via the exons ATGGCGCGTGCAGGGGTTCTGCTGTGGGACCTACGCCGCCTGTGTCGAGTGCTGCTATTCCTTTCGCAGTTCTACATCCTCTCGGGCGGCG AAAGCACCGATATTCCACCTTATATGATGAAGTGTCCGAGCAATGGTTTGTGTAGCAGACTTCCCGCAGACTGTATAGAGTGCAAGACCAATTTCTCCTGTGTCTATGGGAAGCCTGTCACTTTTGACTGCACAGTCAAACCTTCTGTTACCTGTGTT GATCAAGACTTCAAATCCCGAAAGAGCTTTGTCCTCAACATGACTTGCAGGTTCTGCTGGCAGCTTCCGGAAACCGACTACGAGTGCTCCAGCTCCACCAGCTGCATGGCGGTGTCCTGCCCGCGGCAGCGCTACACGGCCAACTGCACCGTGCGGGACCACGTCCACTGCCTGG gcaACCGTACTTTTCCGAAAATGCTGTACTGCAACTGGACTGGCGGTTATAAGTGGTCTACTGCTCTGGCTCTGAG CATCACCCTTGGTGGGTTTGGAGCGGACCGCTTCTACCTGGGCCAGTGGCGAGAAGGCCTCGGCAAGCTCTTCAGCTTTGGGGGCCTGGGAATATGGACGCTGCTCGACGTCCTGCTCATTGGAGTCGGCTACGTGGGACCAGCAGATGGCTCTTTGTACATTTAG
- the TM2D3 gene encoding TM2 domain-containing protein 3 isoform X2, with protein MARAGVLLWDLRRLCRVLLFLSQFYILSGGGSFSVEPSQPLAQSDKDPGPTRTFTVVPRAAESTDIPPYMMKCPSNGLCSRLPADCIECKTNFSCVYGKPVTFDCTVKPSVTCVDQDFKSRKSFVLNMTCRFCWQLPETDYECSSSTSCMAVSCPRQRYTANCTVRDHVHCLGNRTFPKMLYCNWTGGYKWSTALALRWVTDNVHDLIWAATWCWLPGDATFDHHVPALSVGLAPLYSPGCAISRLKKQQARFS; from the exons ATGGCGCGTGCAGGGGTTCTGCTGTGGGACCTACGCCGCCTGTGTCGAGTGCTGCTATTCCTTTCGCAGTTCTACATCCTCTCGGGCGGCG GATCCTTCAGTGTAGAGCCTTCGCAGCCGCTGGCTCAGTCCGACAAGGATCCGGGCCCCACACGTACGTTCACAGTAGTGCCCAGGGCAGCAG AAAGCACCGATATTCCACCTTATATGATGAAGTGTCCGAGCAATGGTTTGTGTAGCAGACTTCCCGCAGACTGTATAGAGTGCAAGACCAATTTCTCCTGTGTCTATGGGAAGCCTGTCACTTTTGACTGCACAGTCAAACCTTCTGTTACCTGTGTT GATCAAGACTTCAAATCCCGAAAGAGCTTTGTCCTCAACATGACTTGCAGGTTCTGCTGGCAGCTTCCGGAAACCGACTACGAGTGCTCCAGCTCCACCAGCTGCATGGCGGTGTCCTGCCCGCGGCAGCGCTACACGGCCAACTGCACCGTGCGGGACCACGTCCACTGCCTGG gcaACCGTACTTTTCCGAAAATGCTGTACTGCAACTGGACTGGCGGTTATAAGTGGTCTACTGCTCTGGCTCTGAG atgGGTGACTGACAATGTTCACGACTTGATCTGGGCGGCCACGTGGTGTTGGCTGCCTGGCGATGCCACCTTCGACCACCATGTTCCTGCGCTGTCTGTAGGACTAGCCCCACTTTACTCTCCTGGATGTGCCATTTCAAGGTTAAAAAAGCAACAAGCTCGATTTTCTTGA
- the TM2D3 gene encoding TM2 domain-containing protein 3 isoform X6 codes for MARAGVLLWDLRRLCRVLLFLSQFYILSGGGSFSVEPSQPLAQSDKDPGPTRTFTVVPRAAESTDIPPYMMKCPSNGLCSRLPADCIECKTNFSCVYGKPVTFDCTVKPSVTCVDQDFKSRKSFVLNMTCRFCWQLPETDYECSSSTSCMAVSCPRQRYTANCTVRDHVHCLGNRTFPKMLYCNWTGGYKWSTALALSITRSATIFMICVRFSSV; via the exons ATGGCGCGTGCAGGGGTTCTGCTGTGGGACCTACGCCGCCTGTGTCGAGTGCTGCTATTCCTTTCGCAGTTCTACATCCTCTCGGGCGGCG GATCCTTCAGTGTAGAGCCTTCGCAGCCGCTGGCTCAGTCCGACAAGGATCCGGGCCCCACACGTACGTTCACAGTAGTGCCCAGGGCAGCAG AAAGCACCGATATTCCACCTTATATGATGAAGTGTCCGAGCAATGGTTTGTGTAGCAGACTTCCCGCAGACTGTATAGAGTGCAAGACCAATTTCTCCTGTGTCTATGGGAAGCCTGTCACTTTTGACTGCACAGTCAAACCTTCTGTTACCTGTGTT GATCAAGACTTCAAATCCCGAAAGAGCTTTGTCCTCAACATGACTTGCAGGTTCTGCTGGCAGCTTCCGGAAACCGACTACGAGTGCTCCAGCTCCACCAGCTGCATGGCGGTGTCCTGCCCGCGGCAGCGCTACACGGCCAACTGCACCGTGCGGGACCACGTCCACTGCCTGG gcaACCGTACTTTTCCGAAAATGCTGTACTGCAACTGGACTGGCGGTTATAAGTGGTCTACTGCTCTGGCTCTGAG